From Novosphingobium decolorationis, one genomic window encodes:
- a CDS encoding disulfide bond formation protein B, translating into MSVPVPAPVRAARALAFLVPAGLLGGAYISQYVFGLYPCEMCWWQRYPHFFALALAALAFARAPVRPLVAVAALAILTSGLIGAFHAGVELGWWEGVTSCATTAAGGGNPLDAIMAAPVIRCDIVQFSFLGVSMAGWNFLISTASALAILFLIGFGRKA; encoded by the coding sequence ATGAGCGTTCCCGTTCCTGCCCCGGTGCGCGCCGCACGCGCCCTCGCCTTCCTCGTGCCCGCAGGGCTGCTGGGGGGCGCCTACATCAGCCAGTACGTCTTCGGCCTCTATCCGTGCGAGATGTGCTGGTGGCAGCGCTACCCGCACTTCTTCGCGCTGGCCCTCGCCGCCCTCGCCTTCGCGCGCGCGCCGGTCCGCCCGCTTGTCGCGGTGGCCGCGCTGGCGATCCTGACCTCCGGCCTGATCGGCGCGTTCCACGCAGGGGTCGAACTGGGCTGGTGGGAAGGCGTGACGTCCTGCGCAACGACGGCAGCGGGCGGTGGCAACCCGCTCGATGCGATCATGGCCGCACCCGTGATCCGCTGCGACATCGTCCAGTTCAGCTTCCTCGGCGTCTCGATGGCAGGCTGGAACTTCCTCATCTCGACCGCCTCGGCGCTCGCCATCCTTTTCCTGATCGGCTTTGGCAGAAAGGCCTGA
- a CDS encoding murein hydrolase activator EnvC family protein: MTRTLRLFLISGIAAGGLLAGHALSQTDPFSDAAPRLDAAKTREEIRAAEREGAEVRKRAEALEKRARAASEAVEKTAREAAALAARIQENEAEIAVQEGKVALVTAQRRDLRERLATRQGPLARLTGALQRLSRRPTLLALLRPGSVRDAVYMRALFDTMLPEVEKRTVALRREIEEGRKLERQAQAAEANLRKAHKDMLAKRKELAALETRQRLASHEVGGNAARESRRALALAERANDLGELVAAMDSRGRLRDELAALPGPLMRPADPNAPRVIDASQFVPPPEGLSSWSLPVMGRLVTGFGEDAPGEIRARGITLATRPNAQIVAPAAGRVAFAGPYRGHGRIVILEHDGDWISLVTGLARLDVEVGETLVAGAPMGIAGPRDPEVMVELRRGGEPVNPLQFIREL; the protein is encoded by the coding sequence ATGACCCGCACGCTGCGCCTGTTCCTGATCTCCGGCATCGCCGCCGGAGGCCTGCTCGCAGGCCATGCGCTGTCGCAGACGGATCCCTTCTCGGACGCCGCGCCCAGGCTCGATGCCGCGAAGACCCGGGAGGAAATCCGCGCCGCCGAGCGCGAGGGGGCCGAGGTGCGCAAGCGCGCCGAAGCGCTGGAAAAGCGGGCCCGCGCTGCCTCCGAAGCGGTGGAGAAGACCGCCCGCGAGGCCGCAGCTCTCGCCGCGCGCATCCAGGAGAACGAGGCCGAGATCGCGGTGCAGGAAGGCAAGGTCGCGCTGGTGACCGCGCAGCGCCGGGATCTGCGTGAACGGCTCGCCACGCGGCAGGGGCCGCTTGCCCGGCTGACCGGCGCGCTGCAGCGCCTCTCGCGCCGCCCCACCCTGCTGGCGCTGCTGCGCCCGGGATCGGTGCGCGATGCGGTCTACATGCGCGCCCTGTTTGACACGATGCTGCCCGAAGTCGAAAAACGCACCGTGGCACTGCGGCGCGAGATCGAGGAAGGCCGCAAGCTTGAACGGCAGGCCCAGGCGGCCGAAGCGAACTTGCGCAAGGCCCACAAGGACATGCTCGCCAAGCGCAAGGAACTGGCCGCGCTCGAAACCCGCCAGCGCCTTGCCAGCCATGAAGTCGGCGGCAACGCCGCGCGCGAAAGCCGACGCGCCCTGGCGCTCGCCGAACGCGCGAACGATCTTGGCGAGCTGGTCGCGGCAATGGACTCGCGCGGACGGCTGCGCGATGAGCTGGCCGCTCTGCCCGGTCCGCTGATGCGCCCCGCCGATCCCAATGCGCCGCGCGTCATCGACGCCTCGCAGTTCGTACCGCCCCCCGAAGGCCTGTCGAGCTGGAGCCTGCCAGTCATGGGCCGCCTCGTCACCGGGTTCGGAGAAGATGCGCCGGGCGAAATTCGTGCGCGCGGCATCACGCTTGCGACACGGCCCAACGCGCAGATCGTCGCGCCCGCGGCGGGACGCGTTGCCTTCGCCGGGCCCTACCGGGGACACGGACGCATCGTCATCCTGGAGCACGACGGCGACTGGATTTCGCTGGTAACGGGCCTGGCCCGACTCGACGTGGAGGTGGGCGAGACTCTCGTTGCAGGTGCACCGATGGGCATTGCCGGACCGCGCGATCCTGAAGTCATGGTTGAATTGCGGCGCGGCGGAGAGCCGGTGAATCCGCTCCAGTTCATCCGCGAACTCTGA
- a CDS encoding DUF1013 domain-containing protein translates to MSQPTPLMPHATASWLVDNTALSFEQIADFCGLHMLEVQAMADDLASAKYTGRDPVRAGELTMEEIEKGQANPEYRLRMHRAPVTVSRTKGPRYTPVSKRQDKPDGIAWILRNHPEVSDAQVGKLIGTTRNTIAAIRDRSHWNIANITPKDPVTLGLCSQRELDAMVFKAAKKAGIENEGATDERLVDDRQALIEELRAERDAAAKAANEAAQEAEAAAWLQAKRAAEAEERGE, encoded by the coding sequence ATGAGCCAGCCCACTCCGCTGATGCCGCACGCGACCGCCTCGTGGCTGGTCGACAACACGGCGCTCTCGTTTGAACAGATCGCGGATTTCTGCGGTCTGCACATGCTTGAAGTCCAGGCCATGGCCGACGATCTGGCCTCGGCCAAGTACACCGGCCGCGACCCCGTACGCGCGGGCGAGCTGACGATGGAAGAGATCGAGAAGGGTCAGGCGAATCCGGAATACCGTCTGCGCATGCACCGCGCACCGGTAACCGTCAGCCGCACCAAGGGCCCGCGCTACACGCCGGTGTCCAAGCGCCAGGACAAGCCCGATGGCATTGCCTGGATCCTGCGCAACCACCCCGAGGTCTCGGACGCGCAGGTCGGCAAGCTGATCGGCACGACCCGCAACACCATCGCGGCAATCCGCGACCGTTCGCACTGGAACATCGCCAACATCACGCCCAAGGACCCGGTCACGCTGGGCCTGTGCTCGCAGCGCGAGCTGGACGCGATGGTCTTCAAGGCCGCCAAGAAGGCCGGTATCGAGAACGAAGGCGCGACCGACGAACGCCTCGTCGATGACCGCCAGGCCCTCATCGAGGAACTGCGCGCCGAACGTGACGCCGCCGCCAAGGCCGCCAACGAAGCCGCGCAGGAAGCCGAAGCCGCCGCCTGGCTCCAGGCCAAGCGCGCCGCCGAAGCTGAGGAACGCGGCGAATAA
- a CDS encoding peptidoglycan DD-metalloendopeptidase family protein — MRSQGHVHFIRISSRTQMVAAGAAGALATVWLGSMGAVAIERLSASSQEAELLSREARVARAEDRVENYRDGIDEVASDLARRQKFIEQMVEAHIGDLPRDTKAGETVSNSDAEAKRTIEKVSAAVPEASELAHLEARQLAFVENLTRYADRRAESASAAIRKLGLNPKTMVANAPASRASARGGPLIKLATRADGSVDPRFQRLGVSLARMDALENGLASIPQVKPASVAYVSSSYGYRSDPFTGGAAFHAGLDFPGPLGSPIYAAAKGKVTFVGRRHGYGNCIEVRHGNGLMTRYAHLSRFKSKVGDKVEAGSTIALMGSTGRSTGSHLHFEVRLNGKPVNPRPFLEASAHVQKQ; from the coding sequence ATGCGTTCTCAGGGGCATGTCCATTTCATCCGGATTTCGTCGCGGACCCAGATGGTCGCCGCGGGCGCCGCTGGTGCGCTTGCCACCGTCTGGCTCGGGTCGATGGGCGCGGTCGCGATCGAGCGCCTGAGCGCGTCGTCGCAAGAGGCCGAACTGCTCAGCCGCGAGGCCCGGGTCGCCCGCGCCGAGGACCGCGTCGAGAACTACCGCGATGGCATCGACGAGGTCGCCTCCGACCTCGCCCGCCGCCAGAAGTTCATCGAACAGATGGTCGAGGCGCACATCGGTGACCTTCCGCGCGACACGAAGGCTGGTGAAACCGTCTCCAACAGCGACGCGGAAGCCAAGCGCACCATCGAGAAGGTCAGCGCGGCCGTTCCCGAGGCAAGCGAACTGGCCCATCTCGAAGCGCGCCAGCTCGCCTTCGTCGAGAATCTCACCCGTTATGCCGACCGCCGCGCCGAAAGCGCGAGTGCGGCGATCCGCAAGCTGGGCCTCAATCCCAAGACGATGGTGGCCAATGCTCCGGCAAGCCGCGCCTCGGCGCGCGGTGGTCCGCTGATCAAGCTCGCGACCCGCGCCGATGGAAGCGTTGATCCGCGTTTCCAGCGCCTGGGCGTCAGCCTCGCGCGGATGGATGCGCTGGAAAATGGCCTTGCCTCGATCCCGCAGGTGAAGCCCGCTTCGGTCGCCTATGTCTCGTCCAGCTATGGCTACCGCTCGGACCCGTTCACGGGCGGCGCTGCGTTCCACGCCGGGCTCGACTTTCCCGGACCGCTGGGCTCGCCGATCTACGCCGCGGCCAAGGGGAAGGTGACCTTCGTCGGGCGCCGCCACGGCTATGGCAACTGCATCGAGGTGCGTCACGGCAACGGCCTGATGACCCGCTATGCGCACCTTTCGCGTTTCAAGTCCAAGGTGGGCGACAAGGTGGAAGCCGGCTCGACCATCGCCCTGATGGGCAGCACCGGCCGTTCCACCGGCTCGCACCTCCACTTCGAAGTGCGCCTCAACGGAAAGCCGGTCAATCCACGTCCCTTCCTCGAGGCCTCCGCCCATGTTCAAAAGCAGTAA
- a CDS encoding nicotinate-nucleotide adenylyltransferase — MTKQGPVTGLLGGSFNPAHGGHRRISLFAREALALDEVWWLVSPGNPLKSAKGMAPLAARYASARAQSRRTRIRPTAIERELGTRFTADTLRALVRRYPKRRFVWLMGADNLAQFHKWKDWRGIARTMPIAVIARPGYDGPAFASPAMAWFRRYRTPVASLRRPVRWSAPALVTLRFDPDTRSATDIRKADPDWARKSLNGQSGHRLSRDAVTHRPIGGDAA, encoded by the coding sequence ATGACGAAACAGGGCCCCGTCACCGGCCTTCTGGGGGGCAGCTTCAATCCGGCGCACGGCGGGCACCGGCGCATCAGCCTTTTTGCGCGCGAGGCCCTGGCCCTCGACGAGGTCTGGTGGCTGGTCTCACCGGGCAATCCGCTCAAGTCTGCAAAGGGCATGGCGCCGCTCGCCGCGCGCTACGCCTCGGCCCGCGCGCAGAGCCGCCGAACGCGGATTCGCCCGACCGCGATCGAGCGCGAGCTGGGCACCCGGTTTACCGCCGACACCCTGCGCGCGCTGGTCCGGCGCTACCCCAAGCGGCGCTTCGTCTGGCTCATGGGCGCCGACAACCTCGCGCAATTCCATAAGTGGAAAGACTGGCGCGGCATCGCGCGCACCATGCCGATTGCGGTTATCGCCCGTCCGGGGTATGATGGCCCTGCTTTCGCGAGCCCCGCGATGGCCTGGTTCAGGCGCTACCGGACGCCCGTTGCCAGTCTCAGACGTCCGGTGAGATGGAGCGCACCCGCGCTGGTGACATTGCGATTCGACCCCGATACGCGGTCGGCCACGGATATCCGCAAGGCCGATCCGGACTGGGCCCGGAAGTCCCTGAACGGCCAATCCGGCCACAGGCTTTCGCGCGATGCCGTCACGCACCGCCCCATTGGTGGAGATGCTGCGTGA
- the rsfS gene encoding ribosome silencing factor, translating into MPQAHVQPVPTGETPPAVTDNDDPLLAVVLQSLDDDQAQDLVTIDLEGKSSIADFMVIASGRSTRQVAAMAQKLGEKLKANGFGNPRIEGLPAADWVLVDAGGVIVHLFRPEVRTFYNLERMWGFDGPSGAA; encoded by the coding sequence ATGCCACAGGCACATGTACAGCCGGTGCCGACCGGCGAAACGCCCCCGGCCGTGACGGACAACGACGATCCGCTTCTGGCCGTAGTCCTGCAGTCGCTCGACGACGATCAGGCGCAGGATCTTGTGACGATCGACCTTGAAGGCAAGTCGAGCATCGCCGACTTCATGGTCATCGCGTCTGGCCGTTCGACCCGCCAGGTCGCCGCCATGGCGCAGAAACTCGGCGAAAAACTGAAAGCAAACGGCTTCGGCAACCCCCGCATCGAAGGCCTTCCGGCCGCCGACTGGGTGCTGGTCGATGCCGGCGGCGTGATTGTCCACCTGTTCCGTCCCGAAGTGCGCACGTTCTATAATCTGGAGCGCATGTGGGGCTTTGACGGACCGTCCGGCGCGGCTTGA
- a CDS encoding 23S rRNA (pseudouridine(1915)-N(3))-methyltransferase RlmH: MLLHIIARGKIARSPEAELLERYAKRLTWPFKHTELPDVGGKIPAPVQTPVREVLLDERGKAMSSEDFAALLGRWRDDGVRECRFLIGAADGHGDEARAKADHLLCFGKMTWPHLMARAMLAEQLFRATAILAGHPYHRSG, from the coding sequence ATGCTCCTTCACATCATCGCGCGCGGCAAGATCGCCCGGTCACCCGAGGCCGAACTGCTCGAACGCTACGCCAAGCGCCTGACCTGGCCCTTCAAGCACACCGAACTGCCCGATGTCGGGGGCAAGATTCCTGCTCCGGTGCAGACACCCGTGCGCGAGGTTCTCCTCGATGAACGCGGCAAGGCGATGTCCTCCGAAGACTTCGCCGCTCTCCTTGGCCGCTGGCGCGACGACGGGGTGCGCGAATGCCGCTTCCTGATCGGTGCGGCCGATGGCCACGGCGACGAAGCCCGCGCCAAGGCCGACCACCTGCTGTGCTTCGGCAAGATGACCTGGCCCCACCTCATGGCCCGCGCAATGCTGGCCGAACAGCTCTTTCGCGCGACCGCGATCCTGGCCGGGCATCCCTATCACCGTTCGGGGTGA
- a CDS encoding glutamate-5-semialdehyde dehydrogenase has product MTVETLSADSNAVETPEALVARIAADGRAAQRVLARMSDAQKAEALRAAAKALRADEAAILEANAKDIAAGEEKGLSGAMLDRLRLDAERLAGIADAVDQVASLPDPVGSVIEESSRPNGLRMSRVRIPIGLIGIIYESRPNVTADAAALCLRSGNAALLRGGSEAVHSNHAIRAAFAKGLEEAGIPAAAIQLVPTQDRAVVGAMLTAAGLIDMIVPRGGKSLVARVQSDARVPVLAHLDGINHTYIHSAADPKVAKEVAVNAKMRRTGICGAMETLLLDAQFPGSAEVVSALIEAGCELRGDARARSLDSRILSADEADWDTEYLDAIASVAIVDGLDAALDHIAAHSSGHTDVIITKDDEAAERFLAEVDSAIVMVNASSQFADGGEFGLGAEIGIATGRLHARGPVALEGLTTYKWQVRGTGQARP; this is encoded by the coding sequence ATGACAGTTGAAACTCTTTCCGCCGACAGCAACGCTGTCGAAACCCCCGAAGCCCTCGTCGCCCGCATTGCCGCCGACGGCCGCGCCGCCCAGCGCGTGCTCGCCCGCATGAGCGATGCGCAGAAGGCCGAGGCCCTGCGCGCCGCCGCCAAGGCGCTGCGCGCGGATGAAGCCGCAATTCTCGAAGCCAACGCCAAGGACATCGCCGCGGGCGAGGAAAAGGGCCTCTCGGGCGCCATGCTCGACCGCCTGCGCCTCGACGCCGAACGCCTCGCCGGGATCGCCGATGCGGTCGACCAGGTCGCCTCGCTCCCCGATCCGGTGGGCTCGGTGATCGAGGAATCGAGCCGCCCCAACGGCCTCAGGATGAGCCGCGTGCGCATCCCCATCGGCCTCATCGGCATCATCTATGAAAGCCGCCCCAACGTGACCGCCGACGCGGCCGCGCTGTGCCTGCGCTCGGGCAACGCCGCACTTCTGCGCGGCGGCAGCGAAGCGGTGCATTCCAACCACGCGATCCGCGCCGCCTTTGCCAAGGGCCTGGAAGAGGCGGGCATTCCCGCCGCCGCGATCCAGCTCGTGCCGACCCAGGACCGCGCGGTCGTGGGCGCCATGCTGACGGCGGCCGGCCTTATCGACATGATCGTCCCGCGCGGGGGCAAGAGCCTTGTCGCGCGCGTGCAGTCGGACGCCCGCGTCCCCGTCCTCGCGCACCTCGACGGGATCAACCACACCTACATCCACTCCGCCGCCGACCCCAAGGTCGCCAAGGAAGTGGCCGTCAACGCCAAGATGCGCCGTACGGGCATCTGCGGCGCGATGGAGACGCTGCTGCTCGACGCGCAGTTCCCCGGCTCGGCCGAGGTCGTCTCGGCGCTGATCGAGGCGGGCTGCGAACTGCGCGGCGATGCCCGCGCCCGCTCGCTCGACTCGCGCATCCTGTCGGCCGACGAGGCGGACTGGGATACCGAATACCTCGACGCCATCGCCTCGGTCGCCATAGTGGACGGCCTCGACGCGGCGCTCGACCACATCGCCGCGCACTCCTCGGGCCACACCGACGTCATCATCACGAAGGATGACGAAGCGGCCGAACGCTTCCTTGCCGAAGTCGACAGCGCGATCGTCATGGTCAACGCCTCGAGCCAGTTCGCCGACGGCGGCGAGTTTGGCCTGGGCGCCGAGATCGGCATCGCCACGGGCCGCCTCCACGCGCGCGGCCCGGTCGCCCTGGAAGGCCTCACCACCTACAAGTGGCAGGTGCGCGGAACCGGACAGGCACGTCCCTGA
- a CDS encoding bactofilin family protein has product MPKPVATSRSSGSATFSVLGSDTLITGDIEASADLHIDGRVTGDITCAALVQGVESEITGAIKADSVRISGTVRGTVAAREIVILASGKIEGDVAYDTLTVEQGARIEGRLAPNGGGMPPAIGVVADDVKDAVPA; this is encoded by the coding sequence ATGCCCAAGCCCGTTGCCACCTCGCGTTCGAGCGGCTCCGCGACCTTTTCCGTGCTCGGCAGTGACACGCTCATCACCGGCGACATCGAGGCGAGCGCCGATCTGCATATCGATGGCCGGGTGACCGGCGACATTACCTGCGCCGCGCTGGTGCAGGGCGTCGAGAGCGAGATCACGGGCGCGATCAAGGCGGACAGCGTGCGCATTTCGGGCACCGTGCGCGGCACGGTCGCTGCGCGCGAGATCGTCATTCTCGCCTCGGGCAAGATCGAGGGCGATGTGGCTTACGACACGCTGACGGTCGAGCAGGGTGCGCGCATCGAGGGACGCCTGGCACCCAACGGCGGCGGCATGCCGCCTGCGATCGGTGTCGTGGCGGACGACGTCAAGGACGCCGTTCCGGCTTGA
- a CDS encoding S41 family peptidase, with product MKFAPLMRAALLVSAVAAVPVATSGLAALDSQVNPEFDKLFHIYALIKDNYVDQVDDDKLLKGAIDGMLASLDPHSNYLDGPSLQRLETMIDGNYSGLGLSVVEEDGAVKIISPFKGSPADKAGLKAGDYITHLDGVLYYERDLDEAVSKMRGPAGSSITLTVYRPGRDEPFDVTVTRGVIELEPVTWELKDNVGYISVNEFSRDVGNDVAKGIADLKKQAATTGTGPLVGLVLDLRSNPGGSLDEAIALSDIFLEKGVIVSQRGRRASENQYYRAESMFKGDAVKGLPIAVLVDAGSASASEIVAGALQDQHRAVVMGERTFGKGSVQSFLPLDRESAIKLTTARYYTPSGHSVQEGGIEPDIEVPQLSDPDARRRAERAVRESDLRGHLINEAGLEDKDLESDKATDPRFSATPEELEEQGIEDFQLHYAISTLQRTAGKPAALAAVAAKPAAAKTPEAAAKPAASKPKKN from the coding sequence ATGAAGTTCGCACCCCTGATGCGCGCCGCCCTGCTGGTTTCGGCCGTTGCCGCCGTACCCGTCGCGACATCCGGCCTTGCCGCGCTCGACAGCCAGGTGAACCCCGAGTTCGACAAGCTGTTTCACATCTACGCGCTGATCAAGGACAACTACGTCGACCAGGTCGATGACGACAAGCTCCTGAAGGGCGCGATCGACGGCATGCTGGCAAGCCTCGACCCGCATTCCAACTACCTCGACGGCCCCTCGCTGCAGCGCCTCGAGACAATGATCGACGGCAACTATTCAGGGCTCGGCCTCTCGGTCGTGGAAGAAGACGGGGCGGTCAAGATCATCTCTCCGTTCAAGGGCAGCCCCGCTGACAAGGCGGGCCTGAAGGCGGGCGACTACATCACCCACCTCGACGGCGTGCTCTACTACGAGCGCGACCTCGACGAGGCGGTCTCCAAGATGCGCGGTCCTGCGGGGAGCTCGATCACGCTCACGGTCTACCGCCCGGGCCGTGACGAGCCCTTCGACGTGACCGTGACGCGCGGCGTGATCGAACTGGAGCCGGTGACCTGGGAGCTCAAGGACAACGTGGGCTACATCTCGGTCAACGAGTTCTCGCGCGATGTCGGCAACGACGTCGCCAAGGGCATCGCCGATCTCAAGAAGCAGGCGGCAACCACCGGCACCGGGCCGCTGGTCGGCCTCGTCCTCGACCTGCGCTCGAACCCGGGCGGATCGCTCGACGAGGCCATCGCGCTCTCCGATATCTTCCTCGAGAAGGGCGTGATCGTCTCGCAGCGCGGCCGCCGGGCAAGTGAGAACCAGTACTATCGCGCCGAATCGATGTTCAAGGGCGATGCCGTGAAGGGCCTGCCCATCGCCGTCCTCGTCGATGCGGGCTCGGCTTCGGCCTCCGAGATCGTTGCGGGCGCGCTGCAGGACCAGCACCGCGCGGTGGTCATGGGCGAGCGCACCTTCGGCAAGGGCTCGGTGCAGTCCTTCCTGCCGCTTGACCGCGAAAGCGCGATCAAGCTGACGACGGCGCGCTACTACACGCCCTCGGGCCATTCGGTGCAGGAAGGCGGGATCGAGCCCGACATCGAGGTGCCCCAGCTCTCCGACCCCGACGCGCGCCGCCGCGCCGAGCGCGCGGTGCGCGAGTCCGATCTTCGCGGCCACCTCATCAACGAGGCCGGGCTCGAGGACAAGGACCTGGAAAGCGACAAGGCCACCGATCCGCGCTTCTCGGCCACGCCTGAGGAGCTGGAGGAGCAGGGCATCGAGGACTTCCAGCTGCACTACGCGATCTCGACGCTCCAGCGCACCGCAGGCAAGCCCGCCGCGCTGGCCGCCGTCGCCGCCAAGCCGGCTGCGGCCAAGACTCCCGAAGCTGCGGCCAAGCCCGCCGCCTCAAAGCCCAAGAAGAACTGA
- a CDS encoding aldo/keto reductase, producing the protein MKYNRLGRTGLLVSELCMGTMTFGESEGMWSVMGGLQQEAVNGLVRQALDAGINFIDTANVYAEGRSEEVTGKALKDLGISRSEVVIATKALGPMGEGVNQRGASRYHILDQIDASLARMGLDHVDLYQIHGWDPLTPVDETLRALDDIVRSGRARYIGVSNWAAWQIAKALGISERLSLHRFASLQAYYSIAGRDLEHEIAPMLESERLGLMVWSPLAGGFLSGKYTRSGEAESGRRTSFDFPPVDKERAFDVIETMQAMATDKGCSVPQIALAWLLAKPAVTSVIVGAKRPEQLADNLGASDLELTADEMATLDSAMPRSPLYPGWMIERQGGYRQGAKAGEAPRS; encoded by the coding sequence ATGAAGTACAACCGCCTCGGCCGCACCGGCCTGCTCGTTTCCGAACTGTGCATGGGCACGATGACCTTTGGCGAGAGCGAGGGGATGTGGTCTGTCATGGGTGGGCTGCAGCAGGAGGCGGTGAACGGCCTCGTGCGCCAGGCTCTCGATGCGGGCATCAACTTCATCGATACCGCCAACGTCTATGCCGAGGGGCGCTCCGAGGAAGTGACCGGCAAGGCGCTGAAGGATCTTGGCATTTCGCGCAGCGAGGTCGTGATCGCGACCAAGGCGCTGGGTCCCATGGGCGAAGGCGTCAACCAGCGCGGCGCCTCGCGCTACCACATCCTGGACCAGATCGACGCGAGCCTGGCGCGTATGGGGCTCGACCATGTCGACCTCTACCAGATTCACGGGTGGGACCCGTTGACGCCGGTCGACGAGACCCTGCGCGCGCTCGACGACATCGTGCGTTCGGGCCGGGCGCGTTACATCGGCGTGTCGAACTGGGCGGCCTGGCAGATCGCCAAGGCCTTGGGCATCTCCGAGCGCCTCAGCCTCCACCGCTTTGCCTCGCTCCAGGCGTACTACTCGATCGCCGGGCGCGACCTTGAGCACGAGATCGCGCCGATGCTGGAGAGCGAACGCTTGGGCCTGATGGTCTGGAGCCCGCTCGCCGGCGGCTTCCTCTCGGGCAAGTACACCCGTTCGGGCGAGGCCGAGAGCGGCCGTCGCACCAGCTTCGACTTCCCCCCCGTCGACAAGGAGCGCGCCTTCGACGTGATCGAGACGATGCAGGCGATGGCCACCGACAAGGGCTGCAGCGTGCCGCAGATCGCGCTGGCCTGGCTGCTCGCCAAGCCCGCCGTCACCAGCGTGATCGTCGGCGCCAAGCGGCCCGAGCAGCTTGCCGACAACCTCGGTGCAAGCGACCTCGAGCTCACTGCAGACGAGATGGCCACGCTCGATTCAGCGATGCCCCGCAGCCCCCTCTATCCGGGCTGGATGATCGAGCGTCAGGGCGGCTACCGCCAGGGCGCCAAGGCGGGCGAGGCACCCCGTTCGTGA